Genomic window (Sphingobacteriales bacterium):
TAGGTTAATGCATTAGACATTCAATTTATTGTCTTACTCATTTCAAATACCTTTATTCACATTTTTTTCCTGAAAATTAAAACCTGAAATTGAAATTTTATACCTTTGCCTGCAAAAATAAAACGTCATGAAAGTTTTCCTGAATATTTTAGTTACCCTTGTTGTTATCGGGCTTGCCATCTGGCTGTTTTTAATCATCCGCAAACCTATCGTTGAAAAACAGGTTAACCAGATCAAGAAAAACGAAATCATCAAAAGACTTGAACTGGTCAGAGCAGCTCAGTTTGCTTTCAAAGAAGCCAACGGAAGGTTTTGTGGCGACTGGGACAGCCTGATTTCTTTCTGTAAATCAGGAAATATGAGAATTGTGAAAACCATTGGCGACCCAAACGATTCAACAATTGTTGTCAGGAGAGATACTTTTTACATTCCGGTAAAGGATACCCTTTTCCCTGCCAATTATTACCTCGATTCGCTGAAATTTATTCCATTCACAAAAGGTGGAATATTTGAACTGAAGGCAGGTGTGATCAATCAAAGGGGTGTTCCTGTTCATGTCTTTCAGGTAACAGACACCAAACCTTTTGATCCCGAGCATGTGCTGATTCTCGGATCAATGACAGAAGTTAATTATTCCGGAAACTGGAAGTGATGCCGGGTGAATGCAGCATAAAAAATCCTGAGATTTACCGCATTTCACCTGAGAAGTTTCTTCATTTTATTTACCTTCATCAAAAATACACTGCTTCAACATTTTATCTGCCTGAAAAGAAAATGTTCTATAATCTGACGGTCAGGCTTTTAGAAGAAGGGCAGGCACCCCCGGAAGACTGGCTGGAAGAAATTGAGGAACCTTTTGGGAAGCTAAGAAAAATCGCTATTCTGGCTGGCAGAAAGTTTACCCTTGTGCCTGAACCATATTTTGAGACAGGTACTGAGAAAAATATTCTTTCACTGAACTTCAATATGAATGATAATGAGATAGTTAAAAAAGACTTTTTGCCTCCGTTACAGGCTTTTATCCTTTATTCAGTACCTCCTGTCATGGTCAGTTTTCTTGAACACTTCCAACCTGAAGCTACCATACATGCCATTCATCCCTTTTTTCTTTCTTCAGTCAGTAATATTCGTCAGGCTGCAGCCAGAAGCATGATTCTTCACGTGGAAACGGAGTTCATCTATATTCTTGTTTTCAATCAGAAACATGAACTGCTATTGGCCAATTCTTTTCCATACAAAGCTGCAGAAGATATACTTTATCATGTACTGAATGTTTGCAGCCGGCTGGAGATTAATCTGTCAACAGACAATTTTTTAATCAGTGGGGATTATTATCCCGACACAGAATTTTACAAGCTGATTTTCAGATACATAAAATATCCGCTCACTCACAGGTTACCTGAAGCAATCAAATTTCATGAGGTTTTTGAGAAGTTCCCCTTTCATTCATTTTTTAATCTGTTTTCGACTGCTTTATGCGTATAGTTTCAGGGATATTCAGGGGCAGACATATAGTGCCTCCCAAAAACCTGCCTGTCAGGCCGACAATGGACATAAGCCGCGACAGTTTTTTCAACATCCTGAACAGCGTATATTACTTTGAAAATCTGACATTTCTCGATCTTTTTTCAGGGACGGGAATGATGAGTTATGAGGCCATATCGAGGGGTTTTAAAAAGGTTGTTGCAGTCGAGATTGATTACAGGTGCTGCCGTTTTATCAGCGGACAATTCAGGGAGTTTCAGGCCGGTCAGGCAAGGGTAGTGCGTGCTGATGCACTTAAATTTTTACAAACTATTGAAGATCAGTTTGATATTGTTTATGCTGATCCTCCTTACCAGTATCCGGATTATTCCAAAATTCCCGAACTTGTTTTTGAAAGGAAAATTTTACATCCTGACGGAATACTTGCACTTGAACATTCAACCGGTCTGGATTTTTCCGGGCATGCATTTTTTTATCAGCAAAGAAAATACGGGCAAAGCATCATTAGTTTTTTCAAAATAACAGTCTGATTATGTTAAAAGTTAAGAAGTTCATTTTTAATTCTTTTGGAGAAAATACTTATTTGGTTTATGATACAAATGGTGAAGCCGTTGTTATTGATCCCGGAATGTCTGATTCCGGTGAAGAAAAACAGTTTATCAGCTTTTTAAATGATAATAAGCTGAAAATCATAGGTTTGATAAATACACATTGTCATATTGACCATATTTCAGGGAACAGATTTATAGCCGATACATTTCAGGTGGGTTTAAGTGCACATC
Coding sequences:
- a CDS encoding DUF3822 family protein encodes the protein MPGECSIKNPEIYRISPEKFLHFIYLHQKYTASTFYLPEKKMFYNLTVRLLEEGQAPPEDWLEEIEEPFGKLRKIAILAGRKFTLVPEPYFETGTEKNILSLNFNMNDNEIVKKDFLPPLQAFILYSVPPVMVSFLEHFQPEATIHAIHPFFLSSVSNIRQAAARSMILHVETEFIYILVFNQKHELLLANSFPYKAAEDILYHVLNVCSRLEINLSTDNFLISGDYYPDTEFYKLIFRYIKYPLTHRLPEAIKFHEVFEKFPFHSFFNLFSTALCV
- the rsmD gene encoding 16S rRNA (guanine(966)-N(2))-methyltransferase RsmD, translating into MRIVSGIFRGRHIVPPKNLPVRPTMDISRDSFFNILNSVYYFENLTFLDLFSGTGMMSYEAISRGFKKVVAVEIDYRCCRFISGQFREFQAGQARVVRADALKFLQTIEDQFDIVYADPPYQYPDYSKIPELVFERKILHPDGILALEHSTGLDFSGHAFFYQQRKYGQSIISFFKITV